A genomic stretch from Bacillus marinisedimentorum includes:
- a CDS encoding beta-propeller fold lactonase family protein yields MSIPTFAYVANTNKVSVIDTSTNTIVTTIPVLSPGDITKDIAITPDGAFAYVTNLSDTVAVIDTCTNTVVDTITVGDFPAGIAITPNGDFAYVANSGLATSPSGTISVIDTSTNTVVTTIPVDRDPIGIAITPDGNFAYVTIAKADAVSVIDTETNTVLKSIPVGDFPQGIAIAPDGSFAYVANQGQSAAANTVSVINLNTNTVAATITVGTAPTNVAITPDGQIAYVTNAGNETVSVIDTDTNSVLKNIPVGACPFDIALTPDGNFAYVTNACDDSVSVIGTSTNTVSATIPIGDLPLGIAIADIEFPCPAPSERICIEVDRIFDSCMFELEQQKCFEFSRGQDTSCEITKTECTILEIIEVDGQQDVVDVKLQIKVFLSFGSKRSGDHDSARVISFEKNVTLTNPEGADLFFDVTNAACTCIQQHDTKSKQKLTCTVKVTATVKSKKRIQVEVPFLRSCEPEPCISDQGALLEPGQSYPFPNEPSEVSKIFFEAKTNPGMTSRVIAFLNGLPAAFAIVTDERNPFELVLPGGPHPVGNVSLRNTGDSMIYLYHLMTE; encoded by the coding sequence ATGAGTATACCTACTTTCGCCTATGTTGCAAACACGAATAAAGTATCAGTGATTGATACAAGCACCAATACCATCGTAACGACTATCCCCGTTTTATCTCCCGGGGATATTACGAAAGATATCGCCATCACGCCAGATGGCGCCTTTGCTTATGTGACAAATCTTTCTGATACTGTGGCTGTAATTGACACATGCACCAACACAGTCGTTGATACGATCACTGTCGGGGATTTTCCGGCAGGTATCGCGATCACGCCAAACGGTGACTTTGCCTATGTTGCGAACTCAGGCCTTGCCACCTCTCCTTCTGGCACGATATCTGTCATTGATACAAGTACGAATACAGTCGTGACGACGATTCCTGTTGACCGGGATCCCATCGGCATTGCCATAACACCTGATGGGAACTTTGCTTATGTGACGATTGCAAAAGCCGATGCGGTATCCGTTATCGATACGGAAACAAATACTGTTTTGAAAAGCATACCTGTCGGAGATTTCCCCCAGGGCATCGCGATTGCGCCAGACGGCAGCTTTGCGTATGTCGCAAACCAGGGACAAAGCGCCGCAGCCAATACCGTATCTGTCATAAACTTAAATACGAATACAGTAGCGGCGACGATCACTGTCGGCACGGCACCTACTAATGTCGCCATAACACCGGATGGCCAGATCGCTTATGTCACAAATGCCGGGAATGAAACGGTTTCTGTTATTGACACAGATACCAATTCAGTGCTTAAAAACATTCCTGTTGGTGCCTGTCCTTTTGACATAGCCCTAACACCGGATGGGAACTTTGCTTATGTGACCAACGCCTGTGATGACAGCGTTTCTGTAATTGGCACAAGCACAAATACCGTGTCAGCTACAATCCCCATTGGCGACCTGCCACTTGGAATCGCAATAGCGGATATTGAATTCCCATGCCCGGCGCCATCTGAGCGAATATGTATCGAAGTGGACAGAATTTTTGATTCCTGCATGTTCGAACTGGAACAGCAAAAATGCTTTGAATTCTCCAGAGGTCAAGACACTTCATGTGAAATCACAAAAACGGAATGCACCATATTGGAGATAATTGAAGTGGATGGGCAGCAGGATGTAGTGGATGTGAAGTTGCAAATAAAGGTGTTTCTCAGCTTTGGCAGCAAGCGTTCTGGCGACCATGATTCTGCCAGGGTAATATCTTTTGAGAAAAATGTGACACTCACCAATCCAGAAGGGGCAGATCTATTCTTTGATGTCACAAATGCAGCCTGCACATGTATTCAGCAGCACGATACAAAAAGTAAACAGAAGTTAACTTGCACTGTGAAAGTGACGGCAACGGTCAAATCCAAAAAACGCATACAAGTTGAAGTGCCCTTTTTAAGAAGCTGTGAACCCGAGCCCTGCATTTCTGACCAGGGCGCGCTGTTGGAACCCGGCCAGAGTTATCCATTTCCGAATGAACCTTCTGAAGTAAGCAAGATTTTCTTTGAAGCGAAGACCAATCCGGGTATGACTTCGCGAGTCATTGCATTTCTTAACGGATTGCCGGCTGCGTTTGCTATTGTTACCGATGAACGAAATCCGTTTGAACTGGTGCTGCCGGGCGGGCCGCATCCTGTTGGGAATGTTTCGCTTCGGAATACAGGTGATTCGATGATTTATCTTTATCATTTAATGACTGAATAA
- a CDS encoding TetR/AcrR family transcriptional regulator — MKEKRQKIIEESIGLFSEQGYEGTTMKQIAGAAGVSFGSIFTYFENKEELFHCAVVEPLEDYSKQILNFNPEAQDTLDELKRMVTNQISLFARFGTYLNLVVQVISHHHRFEKTFEELDAFHDSFRAKLVKLIETGQRKELLYHQDPLFIATSYTSLLMGLRVNLTEEPDSDVWEKFAPFAMQLFGPKPN; from the coding sequence ATGAAAGAAAAACGACAAAAGATCATAGAGGAATCAATCGGCCTTTTTTCAGAACAGGGGTATGAGGGAACGACCATGAAGCAAATAGCCGGGGCAGCGGGAGTCAGCTTCGGCAGTATCTTTACATATTTTGAAAATAAAGAAGAGCTTTTTCATTGTGCCGTTGTCGAACCGCTTGAAGATTATTCGAAGCAAATCCTCAATTTCAATCCGGAAGCTCAAGACACGCTTGATGAACTAAAGAGGATGGTTACGAACCAGATCAGCTTATTTGCGCGTTTTGGCACGTATCTCAATCTGGTCGTTCAAGTGATCTCCCATCATCATCGCTTCGAAAAAACATTTGAGGAATTGGATGCTTTTCATGATTCATTCAGGGCAAAACTCGTAAAACTAATTGAAACAGGGCAGCGAAAAGAACTTCTTTATCATCAAGATCCTCTGTTCATTGCAACTTCTTACACAAGCCTCCTGATGGGTCTGCGCGTAAACTTAACAGAAGAACCGGATAGCGATGTGTGGGAGAAATTCGCCCCGTTTGCGATGCAGCTTTTCGGACCAAAACCAAATTAA
- a CDS encoding DoxX family protein, whose protein sequence is MVKWLRNNNIASALLLIVRVYLGYSWITSGWGKITGGGFDASGYLHGAIGKASGDHPAVQGWWASFLEGFALPYVGLFNFLVPWGEFLVGLALILGIFTTFAALMGITMNFAFLFSGTISSNPQMVLLTIFLLVAGANAGKYGLDYYVLPYIRKALNKDGKEEVYTS, encoded by the coding sequence ATGGTTAAGTGGTTACGCAATAATAATATCGCTTCTGCACTCTTATTGATCGTCAGAGTATATCTTGGCTATTCATGGATCACAAGCGGCTGGGGAAAAATCACCGGAGGGGGATTTGACGCTTCAGGATACCTGCACGGCGCGATCGGCAAAGCTTCAGGTGATCACCCGGCTGTCCAGGGCTGGTGGGCGTCTTTCCTGGAAGGATTCGCACTGCCTTACGTAGGCCTGTTCAACTTCCTTGTACCATGGGGAGAATTCCTTGTCGGCCTCGCATTGATCCTTGGTATCTTCACAACATTCGCAGCCTTGATGGGGATCACCATGAACTTTGCATTCCTGTTCTCCGGAACAATAAGCTCCAACCCGCAAATGGTCCTGTTGACAATCTTCCTGCTTGTAGCTGGAGCGAACGCTGGCAAGTATGGTCTTGACTACTATGTTTTGCCTTATATCCGCAAGGCGCTTAACAAGGATGGTAAGGAAGAAGTTTATACGAGCTGA
- a CDS encoding NAD(P)H-dependent flavin oxidoreductase translates to MKPNVPILQGGMGVGISLSRLAAAVANAGGIGTISGTGISTEELRGHIARARELTKGAGYIGVNVLFAMNDFAEKMKAAMEEKVDFIVSGAGISRDMYAWGREYGVPVISIVSSAKLARLSERLGAAAIVVEGHEAGGHLGTDRPLFDILPEVAAAVNVPVIAAGGILTGEDIARAMRLGASGVQLGTRFVASEECDAPESFKHTYIGAEKEDTLLVKTTVGLQGRAIKNALTDKIIEGKKLKIEKCVACLKKCSHQFCTLDSLYKSMNGDVTDGLVFSGARVGEIKDILPVKTIMDRLMEEYQNISERVPAH, encoded by the coding sequence ATGAAACCGAACGTTCCGATTTTACAAGGGGGAATGGGCGTAGGCATTTCGTTAAGCAGGCTTGCGGCGGCTGTGGCGAATGCCGGCGGAATCGGTACAATTTCCGGAACCGGCATTTCAACCGAAGAATTAAGGGGTCATATCGCCAGAGCAAGGGAGCTGACAAAAGGGGCGGGATATATCGGTGTGAACGTGCTGTTTGCCATGAATGACTTTGCGGAGAAGATGAAGGCCGCAATGGAAGAGAAAGTGGATTTCATCGTATCCGGAGCTGGCATTTCAAGGGATATGTATGCATGGGGAAGGGAGTATGGGGTGCCGGTCATTTCCATTGTTTCATCTGCGAAGCTGGCCAGGCTTTCTGAAAGGTTAGGTGCTGCGGCCATTGTGGTGGAAGGTCATGAGGCAGGGGGGCATCTCGGAACGGACAGGCCTTTGTTCGACATCCTTCCTGAAGTGGCGGCAGCTGTTAACGTGCCGGTTATTGCTGCCGGCGGGATTTTGACCGGCGAGGATATCGCCAGGGCAATGAGGCTGGGCGCTTCAGGCGTTCAGCTGGGTACACGTTTTGTGGCAAGTGAGGAGTGCGATGCCCCCGAGTCGTTTAAACATACATACATTGGTGCGGAAAAAGAAGACACACTATTGGTGAAAACGACTGTCGGTTTACAGGGAAGAGCGATTAAAAACGCCCTTACAGATAAAATCATCGAGGGGAAGAAGTTGAAAATCGAAAAATGCGTGGCTTGCTTAAAGAAATGTTCCCATCAGTTTTGCACGCTGGACTCGCTATACAAGTCCATGAACGGCGATGTGACGGATGGACTGGTATTCTCCGGAGCAAGGGTTGGCGAAATCAAAGACATTTTGCCGGTGAAAACCATTATGGATCGGCTTATGGAGGAATATCAGAACATTAGCGAAAGGGTTCCGGCTCATTAA
- a CDS encoding HesB/YadR/YfhF family protein produces the protein MKKLTVTEEAADWFISELGLEQGDYVRFVVKIYGGIPTVHPGYYLGLATGKEGTVTIKDEVKGITFYFSEQDAWLLEEHDLHIKNTEQGLEYEFNEQGP, from the coding sequence ATGAAAAAGTTGACGGTAACGGAAGAAGCAGCCGATTGGTTCATATCTGAATTGGGGCTGGAACAGGGGGATTACGTTCGCTTTGTGGTTAAAATATATGGAGGCATCCCCACGGTCCATCCCGGTTATTATCTGGGGCTAGCGACAGGAAAAGAAGGGACCGTCACCATCAAAGATGAAGTGAAAGGCATCACGTTTTATTTCAGTGAACAGGATGCATGGCTTTTGGAAGAGCACGATTTGCATATCAAAAACACAGAACAAGGTCTGGAGTACGAATTCAACGAACAGGGGCCTTGA
- a CDS encoding MFS transporter — MSFFSFNSTVRIRLVLQFITTMATMSVTPYLVIYFSNNLGAVVTGFMFLGVMAASIVGTIIGGFVSDHIGRKKVIVLAEALVSMGFVGAALANSPFTNLPYVTFLLFLMIHFSTGAAEPAYQALIIDVSNKENRRSIYTFSYWFRNLAIALGGMLGAFLFDDFIFFLFLGVALTTLISLFVTIFFIEETFRIVPGKRLKEQEGELANRLSMFKSYKHVLKHKAFRALVFGNLLILSIEEQLTNVIGIRLKNELAEPQSIFPFLPLEVDGVNMIGILKSENTILVVCLTVVVSIMMKKLADRFVLLVGLLLYFAGFTVISFSSIPSTLMIAMFFASLGELMHIPVKQALLANMVPDHARSKYMAIYSLFSIVGVSTAGIFIIISAWIPAVFITVIFGVMGLTSILLFTWLTKEVQPERGRDMGTGTSPQVQSWDT, encoded by the coding sequence ATGAGTTTTTTCAGTTTCAATTCGACTGTCCGAATCAGGCTTGTCCTGCAATTCATAACAACAATGGCAACAATGTCGGTTACTCCTTACTTAGTCATCTATTTCTCAAACAACCTCGGGGCGGTTGTAACAGGCTTCATGTTTTTAGGTGTAATGGCAGCAAGCATTGTTGGTACCATAATCGGAGGATTTGTATCCGATCATATCGGCAGAAAGAAAGTCATTGTCTTAGCAGAGGCGCTTGTTTCGATGGGATTTGTCGGAGCAGCCTTAGCAAATTCCCCTTTTACCAATCTTCCTTACGTAACGTTTCTTTTGTTTTTGATGATTCATTTCAGTACAGGAGCAGCTGAGCCAGCTTATCAGGCGCTCATTATCGATGTAAGCAATAAAGAGAACAGAAGAAGCATCTACACATTTTCGTACTGGTTTCGGAACCTGGCTATTGCTTTAGGAGGGATGCTCGGGGCGTTTTTGTTTGATGATTTTATTTTTTTCTTGTTTTTGGGGGTTGCTCTCACCACCCTTATTTCCCTGTTCGTCACCATATTTTTTATTGAAGAAACATTCAGGATTGTGCCCGGGAAGAGATTGAAGGAACAGGAAGGCGAACTAGCCAATCGTTTATCTATGTTCAAGTCTTACAAACATGTACTGAAACATAAGGCATTCAGAGCATTAGTTTTCGGTAATTTATTAATCCTCTCCATAGAAGAACAATTGACGAATGTTATTGGAATTCGGTTGAAAAATGAACTTGCGGAACCTCAATCTATATTCCCTTTCCTTCCCCTGGAAGTCGATGGCGTAAATATGATCGGTATTTTAAAGTCAGAAAATACAATCCTGGTTGTGTGCTTGACAGTAGTCGTCTCGATAATGATGAAAAAGCTTGCAGACAGGTTTGTGCTTTTGGTTGGTTTACTCCTTTATTTTGCCGGATTTACGGTCATCAGCTTCAGCAGCATCCCTTCAACCTTGATGATTGCCATGTTTTTTGCATCTTTAGGGGAATTGATGCATATCCCGGTTAAACAGGCATTGCTGGCAAATATGGTGCCGGATCATGCCCGCAGCAAATATATGGCGATTTATAGTTTGTTTTCTATCGTTGGCGTAAGTACGGCAGGAATATTCATCATTATCAGCGCTTGGATCCCGGCCGTTTTCATTACTGTGATATTTGGCGTGATGGGATTGACCTCGATCCTTCTATTTACCTGGCTGACAAAAGAAGTTCAACCGGAAAGGGGAAGGGACATGGGGACAGGAACATCGCCCCAAGTGCAAAGCTGGGACACGTGA
- a CDS encoding HEAT repeat domain-containing protein has product MSWDFFKKSKKDYPADQYSNQYKDEVLHSIVMDNDLTKVPIAFSFLLTHSNDLKKRTVEALHLCLSQLTSKEVLALDTLFRNRTSMDWSYDWKNESPKNLYFSDISDDEKVTVLGLGTFHPNGFFREKALKLLGAFETGREVPFLLLRCNDWVFEVRNIAKSLIHNRIKVSYAEQIVKHLPIVFKLKNSNRVDHSVLIEKVVTLLLQQEAVPFLHKGTKSKDNKIRYFSYKIMIYSNMFKRSSLVEYLKLEKEPHSRLLLFNEIMNDINENEFNAYYSILKRDKFPKIRAEVLLKSYTFNPHQSREDLEKALFDKSGTIRSIARFLLKKLGITDFASYYIKVINHPHNENLRGALLGIGEVGDKNHIEAVLPFLESEKAGNVKAAIRAISMLDANNYRSEFIKMLSHDHNGIAKEARKALQKTFYNDKVNEIYRVYKEGKTPHSKYNAAILLASLPKWDSIRFIIEFYVNHNDDSISDYGKLQLVKWIAAFNRTFSAPSKEQEASIRQALMRYGSELDEEDRRHIEFYLKGF; this is encoded by the coding sequence TTGAGTTGGGATTTTTTTAAAAAAAGCAAAAAGGATTATCCTGCCGATCAATACTCAAATCAATATAAAGATGAGGTGTTGCATTCTATAGTAATGGATAACGATCTAACTAAAGTGCCTATTGCTTTCTCATTTTTGCTGACACATTCAAATGACTTGAAAAAAAGGACGGTTGAGGCTCTTCATCTATGTCTATCCCAGTTAACGAGCAAAGAGGTATTAGCATTAGATACGCTCTTCAGAAACAGAACTTCTATGGATTGGTCATATGATTGGAAAAATGAGTCACCAAAGAACCTTTACTTTTCAGATATCTCTGATGATGAGAAGGTAACCGTTTTAGGGCTGGGTACCTTTCATCCAAATGGATTCTTCAGGGAAAAAGCTCTAAAGTTATTAGGGGCATTTGAGACAGGAAGAGAAGTTCCATTTTTACTGCTACGGTGCAATGACTGGGTTTTTGAGGTTAGGAATATAGCGAAGAGTCTTATTCACAATCGTATAAAGGTCAGCTATGCCGAACAAATTGTAAAGCACTTGCCGATTGTGTTTAAGTTAAAGAACTCTAACCGCGTTGATCACAGTGTTCTCATTGAAAAAGTAGTAACACTCCTTTTACAGCAAGAAGCTGTCCCTTTCCTGCACAAGGGAACAAAATCAAAAGATAATAAAATCAGGTACTTCAGCTATAAAATTATGATCTATTCGAACATGTTTAAAAGAAGTTCGCTAGTTGAATATTTAAAACTGGAAAAAGAGCCTCATTCACGGCTGTTATTATTTAATGAAATAATGAATGACATCAATGAAAATGAATTTAATGCGTATTACTCAATTTTAAAAAGAGATAAATTTCCAAAGATACGTGCTGAAGTTTTACTGAAAAGCTATACTTTTAATCCTCATCAAAGTAGAGAAGACCTTGAAAAAGCTCTGTTTGATAAAAGTGGGACTATAAGGTCGATAGCAAGATTTTTATTAAAGAAACTGGGCATTACTGATTTTGCCTCTTACTATATAAAGGTGATCAACCATCCCCATAATGAGAATTTACGCGGAGCTTTATTAGGAATTGGAGAAGTTGGTGATAAAAATCATATCGAAGCGGTTCTGCCGTTTCTGGAATCTGAAAAGGCTGGAAATGTGAAAGCTGCCATTCGTGCCATATCAATGCTGGACGCTAATAACTATAGGTCTGAATTTATAAAGATGCTGAGTCATGATCATAATGGAATTGCGAAAGAAGCCAGAAAGGCGTTGCAAAAAACTTTTTACAATGACAAGGTGAATGAAATATATCGAGTATATAAAGAGGGAAAAACCCCTCACAGTAAATATAATGCTGCTATTTTGCTAGCGTCACTTCCAAAGTGGGATTCTATCCGATTCATTATTGAGTTTTATGTAAATCACAACGACGATTCGATCAGTGATTATGGCAAATTACAGTTGGTAAAATGGATTGCAGCTTTTAACAGGACTTTTAGTGCGCCGAGTAAAGAACAGGAAGCGTCTATCAGACAAGCATTAATGAGGTACGGAAGTGAATTGGACGAAGAAGATAGAAGACATATAGAGTTTTATTTAAAGGGGTTTTAA
- a CDS encoding helix-turn-helix transcriptional regulator — MKLKLARIEQDLTQEQLAEKVGVTRQTIGLIEARKYNPTLQLCISICKVLGKTLDELFWEE, encoded by the coding sequence ATGAAGCTGAAGTTGGCGCGGATCGAGCAGGATTTGACACAGGAGCAGTTGGCGGAAAAAGTAGGGGTGACCCGGCAAACAATCGGGCTCATTGAAGCGAGGAAGTATAACCCGACACTCCAGTTATGCATTTCAATTTGTAAAGTGTTAGGCAAAACGCTGGATGAACTTTTCTGGGAGGAATAA
- a CDS encoding TetR/AcrR family transcriptional regulator, which translates to MMLITKKALAESLKKQMQTIPLAKITVNNIVKECELNRRTFYYYFNDIYDLLEWIYKTELKEVVGEDKTYVSWQKGLLEIFKYLYKNKKIVMNTYHSIDRDILENHLYNESFTIILGVVNEFAKGLNVSEQDKRYVANFYKIALVGVIIDWIKNNMMEDTEEIVHNLDKIISGEIYRALLKYEKKES; encoded by the coding sequence ATGATGCTGATTACGAAAAAAGCATTGGCTGAGTCATTAAAAAAACAAATGCAAACAATACCGCTAGCCAAGATTACGGTTAACAATATTGTTAAAGAATGTGAATTGAACAGACGTACCTTTTACTATTATTTTAATGACATCTATGATCTTTTGGAATGGATTTATAAAACCGAGCTTAAGGAAGTAGTCGGAGAAGATAAGACGTATGTGTCGTGGCAAAAAGGGCTTTTGGAAATATTCAAGTATTTGTATAAAAATAAAAAAATAGTAATGAACACCTATCATTCAATCGATCGAGACATTTTGGAAAATCATTTATATAATGAATCCTTTACGATTATACTGGGAGTTGTAAATGAATTCGCAAAAGGTCTGAATGTATCAGAACAAGATAAACGATATGTGGCGAACTTTTATAAAATTGCTCTGGTAGGGGTAATCATTGATTGGATAAAAAATAATATGATGGAAGACACTGAAGAAATTGTCCATAACCTTGACAAAATCATAAGCGGGGAGATCTATAGAGCCTTATTGAAATACGAAAAAAAGGAAAGTTAA
- a CDS encoding DUF6773 family protein, with the protein MKQKQIQDERILQGKRKINSSAFGLVFIGLWLILLYRQFILHQEAAEYLDIFLLTIGISIYITVNNVMQGYYITYRKNKTRTSIMFVGALVGTIVFTVIQAIVMKVEFTGSDLFQLLLGAVIFFIIWLGVQFFLLSASEKQANKDID; encoded by the coding sequence ATGAAACAAAAGCAGATTCAAGACGAACGGATCCTGCAAGGGAAAAGGAAAATCAACTCCAGTGCGTTCGGATTGGTATTTATCGGGCTGTGGCTTATTTTGCTTTATCGGCAGTTCATATTGCATCAAGAAGCTGCCGAGTACCTGGATATCTTCCTTTTGACAATTGGGATATCCATCTATATCACCGTCAATAATGTCATGCAGGGGTACTATATCACCTATCGGAAGAATAAAACGAGAACGTCTATCATGTTTGTTGGTGCCCTTGTTGGCACGATCGTTTTTACAGTGATTCAGGCAATCGTGATGAAAGTGGAATTTACAGGTTCTGATCTGTTTCAGCTGTTGCTTGGTGCAGTGATTTTCTTCATTATCTGGCTTGGCGTTCAATTTTTCCTGCTTTCTGCGAGTGAAAAGCAGGCGAATAAAGATATCGACTAA
- a CDS encoding alpha/beta hydrolase family protein: MHEFLDKYSVAMTALFFKKSQWFRESVESPGFEDHLNHIEMPSLDIKAEGFYEIEAETLAGKLDPAFHVVKWLGPEYPTLIYHHGNNERPFNYGFATKNTFKSAILAEKDLFNANLISVRAPFHNDGMKAYLEKMRDLSNFTAMLSASVKLMEMLVQYLKSNGCSKVAVAGISLGGWVVNLHRSYYNSADVYLPIFAGAALDDLFLTSYYKKLASDLVKENPDLIRNTLNFEEEYKQIKDDNVFPLLARFDQIIEFDRQKRCYNEKVISVIDKGHITGALASEELRSHLLNHLNS; the protein is encoded by the coding sequence ATGCATGAATTCCTGGACAAGTATAGTGTTGCAATGACTGCCCTGTTTTTTAAGAAGAGTCAATGGTTCAGAGAAAGTGTAGAGAGCCCGGGATTTGAAGATCATCTTAATCATATTGAGATGCCATCCCTTGATATTAAGGCAGAAGGCTTTTATGAAATTGAGGCGGAAACCCTTGCCGGCAAATTGGATCCTGCTTTTCATGTTGTAAAGTGGCTTGGGCCGGAATATCCTACCCTTATCTATCACCATGGCAATAATGAACGCCCATTTAATTATGGATTTGCCACCAAGAATACGTTTAAGTCCGCCATTTTAGCTGAAAAAGATCTATTTAATGCTAATCTGATAAGTGTTCGGGCACCTTTTCATAATGATGGCATGAAGGCTTATTTAGAAAAAATGAGGGACTTGTCCAACTTTACGGCAATGCTGTCAGCTTCAGTTAAATTGATGGAAATGCTGGTGCAGTATTTGAAAAGCAACGGGTGCAGCAAGGTGGCAGTCGCAGGCATAAGCCTCGGGGGCTGGGTTGTGAACCTGCACAGAAGTTATTATAATAGTGCAGATGTTTATCTTCCGATTTTTGCTGGAGCGGCTTTGGATGATCTGTTTTTAACGTCTTATTATAAAAAGCTGGCAAGTGATCTAGTGAAGGAAAATCCGGATTTGATCAGGAACACATTGAATTTTGAAGAAGAATACAAGCAAATTAAGGATGATAATGTGTTTCCTCTATTAGCCCGATTTGACCAAATTATCGAATTTGACAGGCAAAAGAGATGCTACAACGAGAAAGTCATAAGTGTCATTGATAAAGGACACATTACAGGGGCTCTTGCTTCAGAGGAATTGCGCAGTCATCTATTAAATCACCTCAATTCTTAA